The genomic segment TCCCCGACCGGTCCCGGCCGTGGCTGCGCGAGCGGGCGGGGGAGCGGCGGCACGCCGCCGTCAGCATGCTCGGCGCGCACGGCGCCCACGCCCACCTGGTGCTCTCCGGCGACGCCACCGCCGGCCGCACCGAAGCCACCGGTTTCGGGCGCGCCCGCGGGCCCGTCCTGCTGGCGCTGTCCGCCACCACCGTCGGTGACCTGCTCGTCGCCGTCGACGCGCACGTCGCCGCCCTCCGCGACGGCGCCGACCCGCTGGCCCTGGCCCGCGCGGCGGCCGCCGCCCTGCCCGGGCGCCCGCTGCGCGTGGTCCTCACCGGACGCGACCGCCAAGAGCTGCTGCTGCAGGCGGAGTCGGCCGCGAGGGACCTGCCCGGGGTGTTCGCGTCCGGCGGCGAGTGGGCCACCCCCGCCGGCTCCTACGCCACCGCCCGCCCCCTCGGCCCCGACGGCAAGGTCGCCCTCGTCTACCCGGGCGCCTTCAACTCCTACCCGGGGCTCGGTCAGGACCTCTTCCGTGCCTTCCCCGGCCTGCTGGAGCACTTCGAGGCGCAGGCCGACGAACCGGCGCGGCAACTCCGCGCCCCGCTGCTGTACCCGCGGACCCTGCGCACGCCGGGACGACGGGAGTTGATGCAGCTGGAGGACACCCTCTCCCAGGACGTGCCGTTCATGCTCGCCACCGGCACCTCCTTCGCCATCCTCTACACCCACCTGGTGCGCCGGGTGCTGGGCGTCACCGCGCACGGCGGGTTCGGCTACAGCCTGGGCGAGTCCAGCATGCTGTTCGCCACCGGCGGGTGGAGCGCGGAGGGCCGCCGCGACGACCTCATCAGCGACACGCCCGTCTTCAAGGACCGTCTCGTGGGGCGCCGCCGCACGGTGCGGGAACTGTGGGACGTACCGGACGGGACGCCCGACAAGGACCTGTGGGCCTCGCACGTGCTGCTCACCGACCGGGACACCGTCGAGAAGGCCCTCGCCTCCTACGACCGGGTCTTCCTCACCCACGTCAACACCCCGGCGGAGCTGGTCGTCGCCGGAGACCCGGCCCAGTGCCGGGCGCTGATAGCCGAGTTGGGCTGCCAGGCGGCGCGCTCCCCGGTCAGCGTCGTCATGCACTGCCCGGTGGTGGACGCCGACGTCGACGCGCTCGCCGACCTGAACGACTACCCGACCGGCTCCCTCGGCGGCCTGGAGCTGCTGTCGGCCTACGACTACCAGGAGTTGCCCGGTCTGGAGCGGCGACGGGTGGCCGAGCGCATCGCGCACACCCTGCGCTCACCCATCGACTTCCCCCGCCTGGTGCACACCGCCTACGAGCGCGGTTACCGCTACTTCCTGGAGGTCGGCCCCGGCGCCACCTGCACCCGCTGGGTGAAGGACACCCTCGGCGACCTGCCGCACACCGCGGTGTGCGTGGACCGACGGGGGGTGCCGGCCGCGAAGTCGGTGGCTCAGCTCGTCGCCCGGCTCGTCGGCAACGGCCTGCCGGTGGACCTGGGGGCGCTGCTCGGCGGCCTGGACGCCACCTCGGCGACCGCCGCCGCGCCCGCCACCCGTCCCCGCCCGCGGTTCCGGGTGGGCGGGGGCGACCCCGTGCCGGAGAAGGTGGCGGCAGGGGTGCGGGCCGTCCTGGGCGCGCCCGTCGTCGCGGAGGGCCGCGCCGCCGACGGCGCGGGCGTGTCCGCCGGCGGCCGTGCCGTGGGCGGACGCCTCGACGCGGTCGTGTCCACGGCGCCCGCGGTGGCCACCGTCTCCGCCGGTGTCCCCGGTGCCGGCGCCTCCGCCGTCTCCGGCGGTGTCCCCGTTCCCGCCGTCTCCACCGCTTTCCCCACCCCCGCCCCGTCCCTCCCGACACCCGTGTCCGCCGCGGCGCCCGCCGCCGTACCCCAGCCGCCCGCCGTACCCCCCACCGCATCCGAGGAGCCCGATCCCATGCCCGCCGACCCGACCCTCGCGGACCCCGAGGTCATCGTCTTCGACGGGGACCCGATCACCTTCCTGCCCTGGGCCACGCCCGGCGCGCAGCCCGCCGCCGTCCCCGCGGCCCACGACACCCTCGCCGCGGAGCGCGCTCTCCCCGAGCCCGCCTCCCCCTCCCCGGCCGCCCTCCCCGCACCGGCGGGCCCGGAGGCCCCCGTGGCCGACCCGGCCCGCCCGACCGGGCACCCGGCGGCCGACACCGTGCGGGAGCTGCGCCGCCAGATCCTCGCCACGCACGCCGTGGTGATGGAGACGCAGCGCATCCTCCAGGACGCCACCCTCGCCCGCGCCGAGTCCCTGCTCGACGCGGCCACCGCCCCGGCCCCCGCCCCGGTTCCCGCGCCCGTCGCGCAGCCGACCGGACACGCGCCCGCCGCCCCGGCGCTCCCGCAGGCCGAGGAGCGCCCGCAGGCCCCTGTCCCCGTGACGCCCCGGCCCCTCCCGGCCGGCCCGTCCGCCACGCCCACGACCACCGAGCCCACCCCTCCCCAGCAGCTCCACCGGTCCTCCGGTACTCCCGGCGTCATCTGGGACGAGGCCGCTCTGCTGGAATTCGCCACCGGGAAGGTCGCGAACGTCTTCGGCCCCGAGTTCGCCCCTCTCGACTCCTACGCCAAGCGGGTGAGGCTGCCCGCGCCCCCGTACCACTTCGCCACCCGCGTGACCCGCCTGGAGGCCACCCCCGGCAAGCTCGGGCCGGCCCGCATCACCACCGAGTACGACATCCCCCACGACGCCTGGTACCTGGTGGACGGGGCCGCCCCGCCCGCCGTCACCGTCGAGGCGGGCCAGTGCGACCTGCTGCTCGTCAGCTACCTCGGCATCGACTTCCGCAACAAGGGCGAGCGGGTCTACCGGCTGCTGGACTCCTCGCTCATCTTCAAGGGCCCGCTGCCGCTGGCCGGACAGACGCTGCGCTACGAGATCTCCATCGACCGGTTCGTCCACAACGGCGACACCACCCTCTTCTTCTTCAGTTACGACTGCTTCGCCGACGACCGGCTGATCCTGCAACTGCGGGACGCCTGCGCCGGGTTCTTCACCCAGGAGGAACTCGACGCCTCCCTCGGCGTCGTCATCAGCGACCGCGACCGCGCCGAACGGGCCGCCCTCACCCCCGGCTACTTCAAGCCCCTGGCCCGTACCGACGTCACGCACCTGACCGGCGACGACCTCGAACTGCTCGCCCAGGGGCGCCCGGGAGACGTCTTCGGCCCCGAGCACGTCCAGGACGAGGGCCTGAACCCGGCGTTGCGCCTGCCCGACCCGATGCTGCGCATGGTCGACGAGGTCACCATCGACCGCCTCGGCGGGCCGCGGGGCCTGGGCAAGCTCACCGCCGTCAAGCGCCTCACCCCCGACGCCTGGTACTTCGCCTGCCACTTCCCCGACGACCCGGTCCTCGCCGGCTCCCTCGTCGCCGAGGGCGCGGTGCAGCTCCTGCAGATCCACCTGCTGTACCTGGGCATGCACCTGACGCTGCCGGACGCCCGCTTCCAGACCGTCACCGACGAACGCATCGACGTGCAGGTGCGCGGCCAGATCACCCCCGAGCACCGGGAGATCCGCTACGAGGTGGAGATCACCGACGTCACCCTGCTGCCGCGCCCCACGGTGCGGGCGGACATCATCGTCCACCTCGGCGACAAGCCGGCCATCCGGATGCGCAACCTCGGCCTCCAGGTCCAGGAGAAGGACGGCGCCCCCTACCGCCCGGGGCCGGGCGGAGTGCCCGTCTTCCTCGGGCGCCGCAACCGCTCGGGCGAACCCGCCATGATCAACGAGCTGCACCTCGCGCACGCCGCGAAGGGCCTGCTCGACATGGCGATGGGCCCGGAGTTCGAGGTGTACCGCGAAAGCCGCGCCCCCTACATCCCCAACGGCGACTTCCGGTTCGTCGACCGCGTCATGTCCCTCAAGGGCACCCGCGGCGACCTCAGCCCCGGTTCGGAGATGGTCACCGAGTACGACTCACCGGACGACGCCTGGTACTACCGCCAGAACTCCCACCCGCACATGCCGAACTGCGTCTACATGGAGTCCTCCCTCCAGGCGGCGATCTTCCTCGGCTACTACCTCGGCGCCACCCTCAAGGACCCCGCGCAGCAGTACGCCATCCGCAACCTCGACGGCCGCGCCACCCTCGTGCGCGACATCGACCTGCGCGGCAAGACCATCCGCCACCACTCCAAGCTGCTGATGACCTCCGCCATCTCCGGCGCCGTCCTGCAGAACTTCTCCTACGAACTCTCCGCCGACGGCGAGGTGTTCTACACCGGCGAGTCCCTCTTCGGGTACTTCTCCGAGGCCGCCCTCGCCAACCAGGTGGGCCTGGACAACGGCGGCTACACCGCCCCGTGGATCGAACAGGAGCAGCCCGCCGCCGACCGGGTGCGCCGCCTCGAACTCACCGCCGACGCACCCTGGTTCACCGACCCCGACGGCGGCCACCTGCGTCTGCCCGCGGACCACTTCCACCTGGTGGACCACGTCGACCTGGTGGCCGACGGCGGGCGGTTCGGCAACGGCTACCTGCACGGCCAGCGCGCGGTGCGGCCCGACGAGTGGTACTTCTCCTGCCACTTCCACCGCGACCCGGTGATGCCCGGTTCCCTCGGTGTGGAGGCCGTCCTGCAGGCGCTGCGCCTGTTCGTGATGGAGCAGGACCTGGCCGCCGGCATCGACGCCCCGCACTTCGCGATGGCCACCGGCGTGGGGATGAGCTGGAAGTACCGCGGCCAGATCCTGCGCCACGACCGTGAACTGCGCTTCGACGTCCACGTCAAGGAGGTGCGGCGCGAAGCGGACCGGCTGCTGGTGATCGCCGACGCCGAACTGTGGAAGCCGGGCCTGCGCATCTACCAGCTCACCGACGCGGCCATCGAAGTCCGCTCCGCCACCGACCCCGCCTGACCAGCCGAGGAGCCACGTTCCCCATGTCCACCCCGCACTCCACCCCACCCCCGGCCGGCACCTCCTTGCGCTGGTACGGCGAAGGCTTCCCCGCCACCGACCCCTCCGGCATCTACCAGGCGCTCGCCGACCTGGAGAACCCCTGCTTCGTCCTCGCCACCCCCGCCGGGCCCGGCGCCGTCTCCGGCGGCGCCGCCGCCCCGGGCGGGCACGGCCCCGGGGTACTCGCCGCCGCCGCGCCGCTGCCCCCGCACCGCCTCGGCTCGGCGGCGTTCACCGCCGCCCACGGCGTGCGCCTGCCCTACATGGCGGGCGCCATGGCGGGCGGCATCGCCTCCGCCGACCTCGTCGTCGCCATGGCCCGCGAGAACCTCCTCGCCTCCTTCGGCGCGGCCGGACTGCTGCCGTCCGTCGTGGAGGACAGCCTGCGCCGCTTCGAGCGGGAGATCCCCGGCCTGCCCTACGCGATCAACGTCATCCACAGCCCCAGCGAGGACCGCCTGGAGCGGGAGACCGTGGAGCTGGCGCTGCGGCACGGTGTGCGCTGCGTGGAGGCGTCCGCGTACATGGACCTCACCCCGCACATCGTCCGCTACCGGCTGGCCGGGCTGCGGCGCGGACCGGACGGCCGGGTCATCACCGGCAACCGGCTCATCGCGAAGGTCTCCCGCCCCGAGACCGCGACCCGCTTCATGCGGCCGGCGCCCGCCGCCACCGTCGCCGCCCTGCTGGAGCAGGGCCTGATCACCGCCGAACAGGCGTCGCTCGCCCACCACGTGCCGCTGGCCGACGACATCACCGTCGAGGCGGACTCCGGCGGCCACACCGACCGCCGCCCCCTGCCGGCCCTCTTCCCCGTCCTGGCACGGCTGCGGGACGCGGTGCAGCGCGAGCACCGCTACCAGGTCGGCATCCGCCTCGGCGCCGCCGGGGGCCTGGGCACGCCCGCCTCGCTGGCCGCCGCGTTCGCGATGGGCGCCGACTACGTCGTGACGGGTTCGGTGAACCAGTCCTGCCTGGAGGCGGGCACCTCCCCGCAGGTGCGGGCGATGCTCGCCGAGGCCGGCATCGCCGACTGCGAGATGGCACCGGCCGCCGACATGTTCGAAATGGGCGTGGACCTGCAGGTGCTGAAGAAGGGCACCCTCTTCCCGATGCGTGCCCGCCGCCTCTACCAGCTCTACCAGACGTACGACGGGCTGGAGGCGCTGCCGGCGGAGGAGCGCGACCGGCTGGAGAAGCAGATCTTCCGCCGCCCCCTGGAAGAGGTGTGGGCGGACTGCGTCGCCTACTTCACCCGCCGCGACCCCGAGCAGCTCACCCGTGCCGCCGACAACCCGCGCCGCCGCATGGCGCTGGTGTTCCGCTGGTACCTGGGCATGGCCTCCCGCTGGGCCGTCACCGGCGACGACGCACGCACCGCCGACTACCAGATCTGGTGCGGACCGGCGATGGGCTCCTTCAACGACTGGGTGACCGGCAGCTACCTGAAGAACCCGAGCAACCGGCGCGTCGCCGACGTCGCCCACCACCTCATGCGCGGCGCCGCGTTCCACACCCGCCTCGCCCAACTGCGCCTGGCGGGCGTACGGGTGCCCGCCGGCGCGGTCGGCTACCTGCCGGTACCGCAGGACGGGCCGATGCCCCTGGCCCCCACGGCGGGTGCGTCATGAGCGCCGCCCGGACCCCCGCCGTCGCCACCGCCCTCACCCCCGAGGAGGTGGAACTCATCCTCGGTGACCCCACCGACCCCGCCAACGCGTACGGCTACGCGGCCGCCGTCGCCCGCGACGAGGCCGATGCCTTCCCCGAGGAACTGTGCGGCCTGCTCTTCGAGGCGGGCTTCCACCTCGCCTATCTGCCCCGCGAGTGGGGAGGCACCTTCGAGTCCTTCGACCGCAGCCTCACCCTGGTACGGGCCGCCGCACGCCGCGACGTGACGGTGATGCCCGGCACCATGTTCAGCATCATCGCCGCGACCTGCCTGCAGGTGCACGGTTCGCTCGGGCAGCGCGAGAAGGTGGCGCGCGTGCTGCGGGAGGGCGGCGCCGTCGCGTTCGCCATGACGGAGGCCGCCCACGGCAGCGACCTGGTCTCCGGCGCGCTGCACCTGGACGCGCAGGGCCGGCTGCAGGGCGAGAAGTGGCTGGTCGGCAACGGGACGCGGTGCGAGGCGGTGTACGTGGTGGCCCGCACCGGCGAGCGCGGCCCCGGCGCGTTCACCGCCTACCTGATCGACACCCCGCGCGGCGCCGACCCGGACGGCCTGACCCGCCTGCCGGCACCCCGCACCGACGGCATGCGCGGGGTGGACCTCGCCACCCTGCGCTTCGACGGGCTGACGGTCCCGCCCGACGCGCAGGTCGGCAAGGAGGGCGAGGGCCTGGAGGTCGCCCTGCGCGCCCAGCAGGCGGTGCGGCTGATGAGCATGGCGGGGTCGCTGGGCATCGCCGACACGGCGCTGCGCCTGACCCTGGACTTCGTCGCCACCCGCCGCTTCGGCCGCGCGACCCTGGACGCCACGCCCTACGCCCGCCGCGAGTGCGCGACCGCGAGCGCCGCGCTGCTGGCCGCCGACGCGGTGGCGTTGGCGGCGGCCCGCGGGGCGCACGTGACACCGCAGGCGTGCAGCGTCTGGGGGCCCGCCGCCAAGCACCTCGTCGCCGAGGCCACCCAGGACGTGCTGCGGCACTGCTCCACCGTGCTGGCCACCCGCTCGGTCCTGCGGGGGCAGGCGCCGGGGGACGGCGTGTTCCAGAAGCTGCGCCGCGACGCGGCGGTGGTCCGCGTCATCGACGCCAGCCCCTACGCCAACCTCCGCTCCTACGCCGCCCAGTTGCCCACGCTCGTCGCCGCCACCGCCGCGGGCGGGCCGGCGCCGTCCGTCGACGCCGTCTTCGCCCTCGACGCGCCTCTGCCCGCCTACGAACCGGCCAGGCTGGACCTCCTGGTCCGCGGCGCCGACCCGGTCCTGGCCGCCCTGCCCGCCGTCACGGCGGACCTGGCCGAGGAGACGGACGCGGAGACCGCGGCGCTGCTGGCGGAGCTGACGTCCGCCGTCGCGGCGCTGCCGGCCCTCGCCACCCGCACCCGCGGCGCGGACGCCGACCCGCACGCTCTCGCCGACCTCGGCGAGAGCTACGCCTGGCTGCACGGCGCCGCCGCCTGCGTCCAGCTGTGGGCCGCCTCCCGCACCACGGGCCTGTACGGGGCCGAGCCGGGCGACACCGGCTGGCTGCGCGCCGTCCTCGCCTACCTCCTGTCCCGCGCCGCCGGCACCGACCCGCGCCGCCGCGCCGCGGACCTGGAGCCGGCCCGTACCACCGTCGGCGCCCTCCACACCGCCCACGCGCTGTTCACCGCCCTGCCCGTCCCGCTCGCCGCCCCGCAGGAGACCACCCATGCCCAGGGCTGATCTGACCGCGCTCGCCGCCCGCCTGGAGGAGTTCCTGGGCTGCCCGCACGACGAGTCCTCCGCGATGCCCTTCCGCCGCGTGCTGGAACTGGACGAACGCGAGTCCTACCCGTACGAGTTCGTCAACCCCCTGCGTGCCTGGGGCGTGCCCGAGTACGCCCTGCCCGGGGAGCACGGGGGACGGGCGGGCGACGTGGAGGCGGAGTTCAACCTGGTGCGGCTCATCGCCCGCCGCGACTCCACCACCGCCACCGCCCTCATCATCACCAACCTCGCCTTCATGACCGTCTGGACCGGCGGAAGCGCCGAACAGCAGGCGGAGTTCGTCGCCGCGGTCAAGAACGGCTACCGCCTCTCCTGGGGCCTGTCCGAACGCGGCTACGGCAGCGATCTGCTGGCCAACGCCATGCGGGCGCGTCCCGTCGAGGGCGGGTACCTGCTCAGCGGGGAGAAGTGGCTGATCGGCAACGCCACCCGCGCCGACGCGATGGTGGTGTTCGCCCGCACGGGAGAGCGCGGCGGCAGCGGCGACTTCTCCGTCCTGGTCCTCGACAAGCGCGCCGCCCCCGCCGGCTCGGTGGTGGAGCTGCCGGGGGAGCGCCTGCACGGCATCCGAGGGATGGACCTGAGCGGGGTGCGGATGGAGGACGTGTTCGTGCCCGGCTCCGCCCTCATCGGGCGGGAGGGGCAGGGCCTGGAGATCGCGCTCAAGGCGGCGCAGGCCGCCAGGGCTCAGATCTCCGGCATGGCGATCTCCGCCGTCGACACCGGCCTGCGCGTGACGCTGGACTTCACCGAGGGCCGCGTCATCCTCGGCAAGACGGTCAGCGACATCCCCTACAGCCGCCGCCAGTTGACGGAGGTGTTCGCCGACCTGATGGTCGCCGACGCCGTGAGCCTGGGGGCCGTGCGGGGCCTGCAGCAGGCACCGGAGCAGGCCAGCGTCCACTCGTCGGTGGCGAAGTACCTGGTGCCCACCATGATGGAACGCGCCATGTCGCAGCTGGCCGTCGTCCTCGGCGCCCGCTACTTCCTGCGCGACCACCCGCACTACGCGGTGTTCCAGAAGATGCTGCGCGACCTGCCGGTGGCGAACTTCGCCGACGGCAACACGGTGGTCAACCTGCGCAACCTCGCCGGCCAGCTCCAGTCGCTGCTGACCCGCGCCGCCGAGGCCACCGGCGCCGACCGGGAGGCCGCGGAGGCGAACGCGGCGGTGCTGTACGGCATGGGCACCGGCCTGCCGACGTACGAGCCGTGGCGGCAGGAGCTGTTCGCGCGGGGCCGTGACGACACCCTGCTGGCCGCCCCGGGCTCCCTGGCCGCGCTGCGGGCCCTGGCGGAGGACGCCAAGGAGGACGACCAGCGCGGGTGGCTGCGCCGGGCCGCGGCCACCGCGGAGGAACTGCTCGACCGCACCGCCTCCTTGCGGGAGCGCTCCGAGCGGTTGCGCGGGGAGCTGGGCCGCGCCTTCGGCAACAGCGCGGAGCTGTTCGACCTGGCGAAGGAGTACTGCCTGCTGCACGCCGCGGCCGCCTGCGTGCACACCTTCGTCCACTCCCACGAGGTGATGGACGAGCCGCTGCCCAACGGGGCGCTGCTGCTGCTGCAACTGGAGCGGCTGCGACGGTGCCTGGCCCCCCACGAGTCGGTCACCGACGCGGCGGTGGTCGACGAGGTCATGCGGGTGCTGCGGCACTTCCACAGCTCCGACCAGCTGTTCTCGCACTGGCAGTTCCCGCTCGCGCCACGGGAGCTGGACGCGGAGACCGTGCGGCGCTGACGGGTGGGGCGGGGCGGGTGCGGTCCGCCGCCCCGCCCCGTCCGGGGCACCCGCCCCGTCCGTAGCACCCCTCCGTTCGCCCGTCCCGTCCGCCCGTCCTTGAGAGGAGCTGCCGCCAGTGCCCCCGCCACGCCCCACCGACCTCCTCCCAGCGGACGCCGGCACCCGGTCCGCCCCGGTCGTCCACCACCTCGCCCCGGGCCCCGCGACGCTGCACCTGCTGCCGGAGACGGCGGTGGACGCCTTCGCCGCCCGGGTGGGCGGTACGGGCGCGCTGAGCGAGGCGGAACGCACCCGGTGGGCGCGCCTGCGGGGGCCGGGGGCGCGCCGCCGCTACCTCGGCGCGCGCCTGCTCGTCCGGCACGCCCTCAGCGCCGCCGACGGCCGTCCCCCGGACCGGTGGCGCTTCACCACCGGTCCGTGGGGCCGTCCCGAGCTGCCGCCCCCGGACGACGGGCTGCGGTTCAACGTCTCGCACACCGAGGGGCTCCTCGCCTGCGTCGTCACCCGGCACGGCGGTTGCGGGGTGGACGTGGAGAGCGTCCCCGCCCGCCCCGACGCCGTGATCCACCTGCCGCCGCACCTCGCGCCCGCGGAGCGCGCCGCTCTCGCCGCCCTGGACGGTGAGGCCCGCGCGGTGCGGCTGGCGGAGCTGTGGGTGCTGAAGGAGGCGTACCTCAAGGCGCTCGGCACCGGCCTGACCCGCCCCCTGGCCTCCTTCACGTTCCGCGACGGCGACCCCACCGCCCCCGATGACCCCACCGCCCCCGATGACCCCACCGGCCCCACCGGCCCGAGCCGCCCCACCGGCCCGAGCCACCCCGACGGCCCAGGCGGCGTCACCCTCACCGTCGACGACCCGCGGCTGTCCGTCGCCGAGGCCGCGACCTGGCGCCTGCGCCTGATGCGCCCCGGCCCCCGGCACGTCCTGGGGCTGGCCCTCCAGGACCCCGCCGCCCGTACGCCCGGACCGGCGCGCCCGCCCGGGCCACTCACCACCTGAGCCACCCAACCCGAGCCACCCCCCGTCCGTCAGCCCCCGCAGCACCCGACCGTGGAGAGACCATGTCGCAGCCCCACACGCCCCGCATCGCCGTCGTCGGCGCCGGCCCGTCCGGCATCTCCGCCGCCTACCACCTGCGCGAGCGCGCCCACATCACCCTCTACGAGAAGGAGGACCGGCTCGGCGGCCACGCCAACACCGTCGAGGTCGAGGACGACGGCCGCACCCTGGGCCTGGACACCGCCTTCATCGTCTTCAACCGCCTCGCCTACCCCACCATGACGCCGGTCTTCGACGAACTGGGCGTGGAGATGGTCGACCACCCCGGCGGCTTCAACTTCTTCGACCTGGACTCGGGACTGGAGTACGGCACGCGGGAGCTGGACCTTCCCGAGGAGGAGATCACCGCCCGGTACGCGGCGACGCCGGAGTTCCTGCCCGTGTGGCGGGAGGTGCGCCGGTTCCACACCGAGGGCCGCCGCGACTTCCTGCGCGGGCGCGCGGAGATGCCGATGCAGGAGTACCTCGACGCGGGCGGCTACAGCGCCGAGTTCCGCCACTCCTACCTCATCCTGCTGTGCTCCGCGGTGTGGTCGGTGCCGGCCGAGCAGATCTGGGAGATGCCGGCCGCCACCGTCATCGCCTTCTTCATGGGCCACGACGAGGGCGGCCTGGGCGGCAGCCGCGTCGACTGGCGCACGGTGGGCGGGGGCTCCATCAGCTACGTGCGCAAGGCCATCGCCGCCATCGGCCCGGAGATCCGCACCGGTGACCCGGTGACCGCCGTCGAGCAGGGCGCGGACCACGCCACCGTGGTCACCGCCAAGGGCCGCGAGCGCTACGACCACGTCATCCTCGCCGCCCACGCCGACCAGTCACTGGCCCTGCTGGGCAACCCCACCGACCACCAGCGCTCCGTACTGTCCACCGTCCGCTACAACGCCTCCGACGTGGCGCTGAGCACCGACACCTCCGTCATCTCCGGTGGCCGCGAGCGCTGGGAGTCGTGGAACTACGGCAAGGTGGAGGTGGACGGCGCGCCGCGCACCTACGTCGTGTACTACCTCAACAAGCTGCACGACTTCACCTCCCGCCGCGACTACTTCGTCACCCTCGACTACCCGCGCGAGCTGGACCCGGAGAAGGTCATCGCCCGCTTCCGCTACACCCACCCCATCCTCGACGGTGCGGTCCGGGAGCTGCAGAAGGACATCTACCGGGTCAACGAGAACACCCGCGTGAAGCTGGCCGGCTCCTACTTCCACTCCCCGAAGCTGGGCGTGGACCAGATCGGCTCGCACGAGGCGGCGTGGGCGTCGGGCAAGCAGGCCGCGGTGCGGCTGCTGGCCGAACTGGACGGCTGAGCGCGGGGCCCGGCGGCGGGGCAGGGGCCCGGAAGCGGGTGAGGTGGCGCAGAGGCCCCGGGCCGGGGCCCGCGCCGCTCACCACTCGTGGCGCCGCGCCGACTCGTGCTCCTGCGCGAGGCGGCGCAGCGCCAGGAGGGCAGGTTCCAGCAGGGTCGTGACGACGACGGCCCGCTCCGCCATCTCCAGCGGGTCGCCCAACCCGTCCAGCTGGTTGAGGTCGAGGCGGGCGGTGTCGGCCGCCAGACGCGCGTACGGGAGAAGCGCGCGCCAGTCGTCGGCGACGCCGAACCGCCGCAGGGCGGTGAGGGTGTCGGCGAGCGCCTCCCGGGCCGGGGCGTTCTTGCTGACGTGCCAGCCCAGTTCGTCCAGCAGCTCGACGACGGACTGCTCGGCGCCGTCCGTGTCCCCCGAGTCCCCGGACGTCCCGGAGTCCGTCGTGCCCCCGGAGCCCGCCGTGCCCCCGGAGTCCCCGGACGACGCGGGTGGTGCCGGCGGCGCCTGCTCGGCCTGTTCCCTGCCCACCCGGATGACGCCCAGGGCCAGGCCGAGGACGTGGTGGGGGGAGGAGCTGCGTTCGCCGAGGGCGAGGAGCACCTGGCGGGTGGCCTCCACGGACAGACCGCGCGTCCCGATCAGCGCCCGCAACAGCCGCAGCCGGCGCAGGTGCTGATCGTCGTACTCGGCCTGGGTGGCGGAGACGAGGCGGCCGGGGGGCAGCAAGTCCTCACGAATGTAGTACTTGATCGTGGGCACGGAGACGCCGCTGTGCTTGCTGAGTTCGGAGATTCGCACGATGTTCACCTTCCTTCTGGCCACTCGATAGTCCTACTGTCTATCATGGGTAGTGTCACTGTCCAATAGGTCACGAGCGGGGTCCGCGAGGGATCGCGCGCGGGGCCCTCCATGTCGGGAGCACCGCTGTGCCCACCCTCCCCTGGACCACCCCGAACCCTCCGAGCACCGGTCTGACCGGCGCACTCGTCATGGCCTCCCGCCTGGAAGTGCGGTCCCTCAAGGACGTGCCGAAGTTCTTCCTGCGCT from the Streptomyces sp. NBC_01335 genome contains:
- a CDS encoding NAD(P)/FAD-dependent oxidoreductase, encoding MSQPHTPRIAVVGAGPSGISAAYHLRERAHITLYEKEDRLGGHANTVEVEDDGRTLGLDTAFIVFNRLAYPTMTPVFDELGVEMVDHPGGFNFFDLDSGLEYGTRELDLPEEEITARYAATPEFLPVWREVRRFHTEGRRDFLRGRAEMPMQEYLDAGGYSAEFRHSYLILLCSAVWSVPAEQIWEMPAATVIAFFMGHDEGGLGGSRVDWRTVGGGSISYVRKAIAAIGPEIRTGDPVTAVEQGADHATVVTAKGRERYDHVILAAHADQSLALLGNPTDHQRSVLSTVRYNASDVALSTDTSVISGGRERWESWNYGKVEVDGAPRTYVVYYLNKLHDFTSRRDYFVTLDYPRELDPEKVIARFRYTHPILDGAVRELQKDIYRVNENTRVKLAGSYFHSPKLGVDQIGSHEAAWASGKQAAVRLLAELDG
- a CDS encoding MerR family transcriptional regulator, with the translated sequence MRISELSKHSGVSVPTIKYYIREDLLPPGRLVSATQAEYDDQHLRRLRLLRALIGTRGLSVEATRQVLLALGERSSSPHHVLGLALGVIRVGREQAEQAPPAPPASSGDSGGTAGSGGTTDSGTSGDSGDTDGAEQSVVELLDELGWHVSKNAPAREALADTLTALRRFGVADDWRALLPYARLAADTARLDLNQLDGLGDPLEMAERAVVVTTLLEPALLALRRLAQEHESARRHEW